A window from Festucalex cinctus isolate MCC-2025b chromosome 12, RoL_Fcin_1.0, whole genome shotgun sequence encodes these proteins:
- the LOC144031103 gene encoding otoferlin-like has product MKRSKHRGHKQDKNGDEPAILETQNLDRQATFMGGRFDPDTVSLASVTAVTTNVSNKRSKPDIKMEPSSGRPVDYQVSVTVIEARQLVGLNMDPMVCVEIGEEKKYTSMKESTNCPYYSEYFVFDFHVPPDVMFDKILKLSVIHSKNLLRSGTLVGTFKMDVGTIYSQPDHQFNHKWALLSDPDDITAGCKGYVKCDVAVVAKGDTIKTPHKSSESDEDDIEGNLLIPEGVPAERQWARYYLKVYRAEGLPRMNTSIMANVKKAFIGENKDLVDPYVQVQFAGQKGKTSVQKSCYEPIWNEQIVFTEMFPPLCKRMKIQIRDSDKVNDVAMGTHFLDLRKISNDGDKGFLPTLGPAWVNMYGSTRTYMLMDEYQELNEGLGEGVSFRARLLISLSVEILDPSSPDTSSSTEVQLEGIPNISENATGKIEEFFLFGSFLEATMIDRKIGDKPINFEVTIGYYGDELDGANQPKPRGTTKADGEEETELIRDSSEDELDDDGDLQSVATTPPMKPVVTDRNYFHLPYFERKPCIYIKSWWQDQRRRLYNANIIDNIADKLEEGLNDVQEIIKTEKAFPERRLRGVLEDLSQRCSQFLVLADTDQNLSGKTKLDKERLKLCMAEVEAVGQQAKAMRSQVKKSTVREKVKLTHHFLQKLRFLADEPQHSVPDVFIWMISNGKRIAYARVPSKDILYSGMDEERGKDCGKVKTIFLRIPGKRGFGPAGWTVQSKIEIYLWLGLNRQRKDYLCGLPNGFEENRLCKGPGLPFSPPISLTYMMKQIFQLRVHMYQARSLFAADNTGLSDPFARVFFSTQSQVTEVLPETLCPTWDQLLLFENVELFGEASELRDDPPIIVIELYDQDTVGKADFMGRTFAKPVVKMAEEHYGPPRFPPQLEYYQIYRGNGMAGEMLAAFELLQIGPNGKADLPPIEGPADMDRGPLLAVPMGIRPVLSKYRIEVLFWGLRDLKRVNLAQVDRPRVDVECAGKGVQSALIPNYKKNPNFSTLVKSFEVDLPENELLHPPLNIRVVDCRAFGRYTLVGSNAVTSLRKFIYRPSNKQANNWSTTEEIIVVNMEPEPTFKKMDTVVKLDSCSDAVVKVEDDDKDAKGRKKKRKKGDEMEDDGLDESMLDWWSKYFASIETLTEALKGQEGALSDSEEKEDADLADGDIKPDDSPVKGIRKAKGKKDKKKASAVDPADKKKAKLDELKVYAKELESEFDNFEDWLHSFNLFRGKGGDDDDQNASDEDRIVGKFKGSLCMYKVSEELPRDFDSNMGMFQNIPHNDPINVLVRVYIIRATDLHPADINGKADPYIAIKLGKNEVKDKENYISKQLNPLFGKSFDIEATFPMDSTLTVSIYDWDLVGTDDLIGETKLDLENRFYSKHRATCGITASYATHGYNIWRDPMKPTQILAKLCKDGKLDGPHYGPGGRVKVENRVFMAPTEIEDENGLKKQTNEHLALTVLKHWEEIPRVGCKLVPEHVETRPLLHPDKPGIEQGRIEMWVDMFPKDMTAPGPALDIAPRKPKKFELRVIIWNTDEVVLEDDDIFTGEKSSDIFVRGWLKGQQEDKQDTDVHYHSITGEGNFNWRFIYPFDYLMAEEKIVISKKESMFAWDETEYKIPARLNLQVWDADHFSADDFLGAIELDLNRFPRGAKSAKQCTIEMVTNEADMPAVSIFKQKRIKGWWPFVARNEDDEFELTGKVEAELHLLTGEEAEKSPAGEGRNEPEPLEKPNRPDIALLWFLIPLKAAKHLICDQYRWLTIKIVCALLVLAILALFLYNMPGYMVKKMLGA; this is encoded by the exons ATGAAGCGCAGTAAGCACCGTGGACACAAGCAGGACAAGAATGGAG ATGAGCCGGCTATCCTGGAGACACAGAACCTGGACCGCCAGGCCACGTTCATGGGAGGACGCTTTGACCCGGACACCGTCTCGCTCGCCTCGGTCACCGCCGTCACCACCAACGTGTCCAACAAGAG GTCCAAACCTGACATCAAGATGGAGCCCAGTTCAGGACGGCCTGTGGATTACCAA GTGAGCGTGACTGTGATCGAAGCCCGGCAACTGGTGGGTCTCAATATGGACCCCATGGTATGCGTGGAGATCGGGGAAGAGAAGAAGTACACATCCATGAAGGAGTCCACCAACTGCCCCTATTACAGCGAG TATTTTGTCTTTGACTTCCACGTCCCTCCGGATGTGATGTTTGACAAGATTCTCAAGTTGTCT GTCATCCACTCCAAAAACCTCCTGCGAAGCGGAACGCTGGTGGGGACTTTTAAAATGGACGTCGGCACCATTTACTCCCAACCAG ACCATCAGTTTAACCACAAATGGGCCCTGCTGTCTGACCCGGACGACATCACGGCCGGTTGCAAGGGTTACGTCAAGTGCGACGTGGCCGTGGTCGCCAAAGGGGACACCATCAAGACCCCGCACAAGTCCAGCGAGTCGGACGAGGATGACATCGAAGG CAACCTGCTGATCCCGGAGGGGGTCCCGGCAGAGCGCCAGTGGGCGCGCTACTACCTGAAGGTGTACAGGGCCGAGGGCCTGCCCAGGATGAACACCAGCATCATGGCCAACGTCAAGAAGGCTTTCATCGGGGAGAATAAAGACTTGGTGGACCCCTACGTGCAAGTGCAGTTTGCCGGGCAGAAG GGTAAGACATCGGTTCAGAAGAGCTGCTACGAGCCCATTTGGAACGAGCAGATCGTATTCACGGAGATGTTCCCGCCTCTGTGCAAGCGCATGAAGATCCAAATCCGAGACTCGGACAAAGTGAACGACGTTGCCATGGGGACGCACTTCCTGGATTTGAGGAAGATCTCCAACGACGGCGACAAAG GCTTCCTCCCCACGCTGGGCCCCGCCTGGGTCAACATGTACGGCTCCACGCGCACCTACATGCTGATGGACGAGTACCAGGAGCTGAACGAGGGTCTGGGTGAGGGCGTGTCTTTCAGGGCGCGCCTGCTCATCAGCCTGTCGGTGGAGATCCTGGACCCGTCCTCGCCCGACACCTCCAGCTCCACCGAGGTGCAGCTGGAGGGCATCCCCAACATCTCAGAG AATGCGACCGGGAAAATCGAAGAATTCTTCCTCTTTGGCTCCTTCCTGGAGGCCACAATGATTGACAGGAAGATTGGCGACAAGCCCATAAACTTTGAGGTCACCATAG GTTACTATGGCGACGAGTTGGATGGCGCCAACCAGCCCAAACCGCGAGGGACGACGAAGGCCGACGGCGAGGAGGAGACGGAACTCATCCGCGACTCCAGCGAGGACGAGTTGGACGACGACGGCGACCTGCAGTCCGTGGCGACCACTCCGCCCATGAAACCCGTCGTCACTGACCG CAACTACTTCCACTTGCCGTACTTTGAGCGCAAGCCGTGCATTTACATCAAGAGTTGGTGGCAGGACCAGAGGCGGCGGCTGTACAACGCCAACATCATCGACAACATCGCCGACAAACTG GAGGAAGGTCTGAACGACGTGCAAGAGATCATCAAGACGGAAAAGGCCTTTCCCGAGCGGAGGCTGAGGGGCGTCCTGGAGGACCTCAGCCAGAGATGCAG TCAGTTTCTGGTGCTGGCCGATACGGACCAGAACCTGTCGGGCAAAACCAAGCTGGACAAGGAGCGGCTGAAGCTGTGCATGGCTGAAGTG GAGGCCGTCGGCCAGCAGGCCAAAGCCATGCGCTCTCAAGTGAAGAAGAGCACGGTGCGAGAGAAGGTCAAGCTGACGCACCACTTCCTCCAAAAGCTCCGATTCCTGGCGGATGAA CCTCAGCACAGCGTTCCGGACGTTTTCATTTGGATGATCAGCAACGGGAAGCGCATCGCGTACGCTCGCGTTCCCTCCAAAGACATCTTGTACTCCGGCATGGACGAGGAGCGAGGGAAGGACTGCGGCAAAGTCAAGACCATCTTCCTGCGG atcCCCGGAAAGCGAGGTTTCGGCCCCGCGGGCTGGACCGTGCAGTCTAAGATTGAGATTTACTTGTGGTTGGGTCTGAACCGCCAACGTAAAGACTACCTGTGCGGACTTCCCAACGGATTCGAGGAGAATCGGCTCTGCAAAGGGCCGGGCTTGCCCTTCTCACCGCCCATCAGCCTCACCTACATGA TGAAGCAAATCTTCCAGCTGCGGGTGCACATGTATCAAGCTCGCAGCCTGTTTGCCGCCGACAACACCGGACTGTCGGATCCCTTCGCACGCGTCTTCTTCTCCACGCAAAGCCAAGTCACTGAG GTGCTGCCGGAGACGCTGTGCCCGACgtgggatcagctgctgctcttCGAGAACGTGGAGTTGTTTGGCGAGGCCAGCGAGCTGCGAGACGACCCCCCCATTATCGTCATCGAGCTCTACGATCAAGACACAGTG GGTAAAGCGGACTTCATGGGCAGAACTTTTGCCAAGCCGGTGGTGAAGATGGCCGAGGAGCACTACGGACCGCCGCGCTTCCCGCCTCAGCTGGAATACTACCAGATCTACCGAGGGAACGGCATGGCCGGAGAGATGCTGGCCGCCTTTGAACTGCTGCAG attGGCCCTAATGGCAAAGCTGACCTTCCGCCCATCGAAGGTCCTGCCGATATGGACCGTGGCCCACTTCTTGCCGTTCCGATGGGCATCAGACCTGTTCTCAGCAAGTACAGAATTGAG GTCTTATTCTGGGGTTTGAGGGATTTGAAGCGGGTCAACCTGGCTCAGGTGGACCGGCCCCGCGTGGACGTGGAATGCGCCGGGAAGGGCGTCCAGTCGGCCCTCATCCCCAACTACAAGAAGAACCCCAACTTCAGCACGCTCGTCAAGTCCTTTGAAGTT GATTTACCGGAGAACGAGCTGCTTCACCCGCCTCTCAACATCCGCGTGGTGGACTGCAGGGCGTTCGGCCGCTACACCCTGGTGGGCTCCAACGCCGTCACCAGCCTCAGGAAGTTCATCTACAGACCCTCCAACAAGCAGGCCAACAACTGGTCCACCACAG AGGAAATCATTGTGGTCAACATGGAACCTGAGCCAACTTTTAAGAAGATGGACACAGTGGTCAAGTTAGATTCT TGCTCTGACGCTGTAGTGAAGGTTGAG GACGACGACAAGGATGCAAaagggaggaagaagaagaggaagaagggcGACGAGATGGAAGACGACGGCCTGGACGAGAGCATGCTCGACTGGTGGTCCAAATATTTCGCCTCCATCGAGACCCTGACAGAG GCACTAAAGGGCCAAGAGGGGGCGCTGTCAGATTCAGAGGAAAAAGAAGATGCGGACCTGGCAGATGGAG ACATCAAACCTGATGACTCTCCCGTAAAAGGCATCAGGAAGGCCAAAGGGAAGAAGGACAAGAAGAAGGCGAGCGCCGTCGACCCGGCTGACAAGAAAAAGGCCAAGCTGGACGAGCTCAAA GTGTACGCCAAAGAGCTGGAGAGCGAGTTTGACAACTTTGAGGACTGGCTGCACAGTTTCAACCTGTTCAGGGGGAAAGGTGGCGACGACGATGACCAGAACGCTTCGGACGAGGACAGGATTGTTGGGAAATTCAAA gGCTCGTTGTGCATGTACAAAGTGTCCGAGGAGCTGCCCAGAGACTTTGACTCCAACATGGGGATGTTCCAGAACATTCCGCACAATGACCCCATCAACGTCTTGGTGCGGGTTTACATCATCAGG GCGACTGATCTTCACCCGGCGGACATCAACGGCAAAGCCGATCCGTACATCGCCATCAAACTGGGAAAGAATGAAGTGAAGGATAAAGAGAACTACATCTCCAAGCAGCTCAATCCACTATTCGGAAA ATCCTTCGACATTGAGGCCACGTTCCCCATGGACTCCACCCTCACCGTGTCCATCTACGACTGGGACCTGGTGGGCACCGACGACCTGATCGGCGAGACCAAGCTGGACCTAGAGAACCGCTTCTACAGCAAGCACAGGGCCACCTGCGGCATCACCGCCAGCTATGCCAC CCACGGTTACAACATCTGGAGGGACCCCATGAAACCCACCCAGATCCTGGCCAAACTGTGCAAGGACGGCAAGCTGGACGGGCCTCACTACGGGCCGGGCGGGCGGGTGAAAGTGGAGAACCGCGTCTTCATGGCGCCCACCGAGATCGAGGATGAGAAtg GTCTGAAGAAGCAGACCAACGAGCACCTGGCGCTGACCGTGCTCAAGCACTGGGAGGAAATCCCGCGGGTGGGCTGCAAATTGGTGCCGGAGCACGTGGAGACCAGGCCGCTCCTGCACCCCGACAAACCGGGAATCGAACAA GGCCGGATTGAGATGTGGGTGGACATGTTCCCCAAAGACATGACGGCGCCCGGTCCTGCCCTGGACATCGCGCCCAGGAAGCCAAAGAA GTTTGAGCTGCGGGTCATCATTTGGAACACGGATGAAGTGGTCCTGGAGGACGATGACATCTTCACTGGAGAGAAATCCAGCGACATATTCGTCAGAGG CTGGCTCAAGGGGCAGCAGGAGGACAAGCAGGACACGGACGTCCACTATCACTCCATCACCGGCGAGGGCAACTTCAACTGGCGCTTCATCTACCCCTTCGACTACCTGATGGCCGAGGAGAAGATCGTCATCTCCAAGAAGGAGTCCATGTTCGCCTGGGACGAGACCGAGTACAAGATCCCGGCCCGCCTCAACCTGCAAGTGTGGGATGCCGACCATTTCTCTGCCGACGACTTCCTCG